In Ruminiclostridium papyrosolvens DSM 2782, the following proteins share a genomic window:
- a CDS encoding VOC family protein produces the protein MGVLAGSVHTGLFVEDIVKMVSFYRDILGFETDWDGGPFASFKVKDGGLFMFDRKQFAASMNQPYYPPKGFNQTMEIGIGVPTKDDVDREYKRLTALGVKALTGEPVTQPWGQRNFWIADPEGNYIEIGC, from the coding sequence ATGGGCGTTTTGGCCGGAAGTGTACACACTGGGTTATTTGTTGAAGATATCGTAAAGATGGTGTCGTTTTATAGAGATATACTGGGCTTTGAAACAGATTGGGATGGAGGACCATTTGCAAGCTTCAAAGTAAAAGATGGCGGGTTGTTTATGTTCGATAGGAAACAATTTGCCGCTTCTATGAATCAACCTTATTACCCACCAAAAGGATTTAATCAGACAATGGAAATTGGCATAGGTGTTCCTACTAAAGATGATGTGGATAGAGAATATAAACGACTAACGGCACTTGGTGTTAAAGCATTGACAGGTGAGCCAGTTACCCAACCATGGGGACAAAGAAATTTTTGGATAGCTGACCCTGAAGGTAATTATATTGAAATTGGTTGTTAA
- the cas2 gene encoding CRISPR-associated endonuclease Cas2 has translation MMVLITYDVNTESEGGKKRLRRVAKQCVNYGQRVQNSVFECVMDAAKCREVKNKLEKIIDKEKDSLRFYYLGNNYKSKVEHIGTKESFDVEGTLII, from the coding sequence ATGATGGTACTTATTACATATGATGTTAATACTGAATCTGAGGGCGGAAAAAAGAGATTAAGACGTGTTGCAAAGCAGTGTGTCAACTATGGTCAACGGGTTCAGAATTCTGTTTTTGAATGTGTTATGGATGCTGCGAAGTGCAGAGAAGTTAAAAACAAATTGGAAAAAATTATTGACAAGGAAAAGGACAGCTTGAGATTCTATTACTTAGGTAATAACTATAAAAGCAAAGTTGAGCATATTGGAACAAAAGAATCTTTCGACGTTGAAGGCACATTAATTATATAG
- a CDS encoding threonine/serine exporter family protein, producing METKKVAEIAVTAGEILLSNGAEAYRVEETISKICNSYGFSGECISTLTGIFISITGPDGEMVTSIRRIRQRRVDLYRVELINSFSRGLMENPVAYEEAKRILGDITNAPSFNLGIRLMAAGMTSFVYTLFFKGTIPDAIIALIINLGIYFILQKIEEVGFFQFLQYFLSGLIIGALSVSIQHLFPVIHKDNVITGAIIVLLPGVSLTNGIKDILYGDYVSGLAQFGEAMLIIIAMGAGIVTALSLFMKWM from the coding sequence ATGGAGACAAAAAAGGTTGCTGAAATAGCGGTAACAGCAGGAGAAATATTATTAAGCAATGGAGCAGAAGCTTACAGAGTTGAAGAGACCATATCAAAAATATGCAATTCATACGGTTTTAGCGGAGAATGTATTTCTACTCTTACAGGGATATTTATTTCAATAACAGGTCCGGATGGTGAAATGGTTACATCAATAAGAAGGATACGTCAAAGGCGTGTGGATTTATACAGAGTTGAGCTCATAAATTCTTTTTCAAGAGGACTGATGGAAAACCCTGTGGCATATGAGGAAGCAAAGAGAATACTCGGGGATATAACCAATGCTCCAAGCTTTAACCTCGGAATAAGACTAATGGCAGCTGGTATGACTTCATTTGTATATACACTATTTTTTAAAGGGACCATACCTGATGCAATAATAGCTTTGATAATCAATCTTGGCATTTATTTTATTCTTCAAAAAATAGAGGAAGTGGGCTTTTTTCAGTTTCTACAATACTTCCTATCGGGCCTAATAATAGGAGCTCTAAGTGTTTCAATACAGCACTTGTTTCCGGTTATTCACAAGGATAATGTAATAACCGGAGCAATAATAGTACTACTGCCCGGAGTATCTCTTACCAACGGTATTAAGGACATACTTTACGGAGACTATGTTTCGGGACTTGCGCAATTTGGCGAAGCAATGCTTATAATTATTGCAATGGGTGCCGGGATAGTAACTGCACTTTCATTATTTATGAAATGGATGTGA
- a CDS encoding threonine/serine exporter family protein, with product MLQQTVLAFFGSIFPVILFNIDRRKILWAGFCGALGWIIYSLVLVNTNSPILSSFFGALTVGIYSESMARILKTPTFEFLIPGIFPLVPGVMAYKTLQYIVENNMSSAFSNGTQTLAVGGAIGFGIMLSTTIFKFISRIQKNRKK from the coding sequence ATGCTTCAACAAACTGTGCTGGCTTTTTTTGGAAGTATATTTCCGGTCATACTATTTAATATTGATAGAAGAAAAATACTCTGGGCAGGTTTTTGTGGAGCTCTTGGTTGGATTATATACAGCCTTGTACTTGTAAATACAAACAGTCCAATACTTTCATCCTTTTTTGGTGCGCTTACTGTAGGTATTTATAGTGAATCCATGGCAAGAATACTTAAAACACCTACCTTTGAATTTTTGATACCGGGAATATTTCCACTTGTACCGGGAGTCATGGCATATAAAACGCTGCAATATATAGTAGAAAACAACATGTCCTCAGCTTTCAGCAACGGAACTCAGACCTTGGCAGTAGGGGGGGCAATCGGGTTTGGAATAATGCTTTCAACTACAATATTTAAATTTATATCAAGAATACAAAAAAACAGAAAAAAGTAA
- the cas4 gene encoding CRISPR-associated protein Cas4, with amino-acid sequence MKEYNEEDFLLLSGIQHFAFCRRQWALIHIEQQWQENLRTVEGNILHEKAHDDGFSEKRGDVIISRGMAVFSRTLGVSGVCDIVELHKCAEGVSIFGREGRYRPVPIEYKRGKPKENDADILQLCGQAMCLEEMLLCEIKEAYMFYGETKRRLKITLDNALRDRVRDVIQEMHQLFERKYTPKVKPSKSCKACSLADICMPRLCKNTSVSKYIRDSLKEAERCENS; translated from the coding sequence ATGAAGGAATATAACGAAGAAGACTTCCTACTATTATCAGGAATTCAGCACTTTGCTTTTTGCAGGAGGCAATGGGCGTTAATACATATTGAACAGCAGTGGCAGGAAAATCTCAGGACGGTTGAAGGGAATATACTGCATGAAAAGGCTCATGACGACGGATTCTCAGAAAAGCGAGGAGACGTAATTATTTCAAGAGGTATGGCTGTTTTTTCAAGAACTCTTGGAGTAAGTGGTGTATGCGATATCGTAGAACTGCATAAATGTGCAGAGGGCGTGAGTATTTTTGGTAGAGAAGGGAGGTATAGGCCTGTTCCTATAGAATACAAGAGGGGTAAGCCAAAGGAAAATGATGCTGATATTCTTCAATTATGCGGACAGGCTATGTGCCTTGAAGAAATGCTTTTGTGTGAAATCAAGGAAGCATACATGTTCTATGGAGAGACTAAACGTAGACTGAAAATTACACTTGATAATGCTTTACGTGATAGGGTCAGAGACGTTATTCAAGAAATGCATCAGTTGTTTGAACGGAAATATACCCCGAAGGTGAAACCCTCCAAAAGTTGCAAAGCCTGTTCTTTGGCGGATATTTGTATGCCAAGACTATGCAAAAATACTTCTGTGTCAAAATATATTAGAGATAGTTTAAAGGAGGCAGAGCGATGCGAAAACTCTTAA
- the cas1c gene encoding type I-C CRISPR-associated endonuclease Cas1c — protein sequence MRKLLNTAYITSPDSYLSLDGENLVVQKVDTEAVRLPLHNLESIIAFGYTGASPALMGACAKRNISLSFMTQSGKFLSRIVGEVRGNVTLRKTQYRLSDNLEESTRIARNFIFGKIYNGRWVIERATRDYSERLDVIKLKRVSEGLAKALNLVLNCENLDELRGYEGESATQYFSVFDDLILQQKDNFFFHGRNKRPPLDNVNAMLSFVYTLLAHDTSAALETVGLDPYVGFMHRDRPGRISLALDLMEELRCVYADRFVISLINKRVVNFNGFTQKEDGAVIMDDDTRKTILQAWQNRKQEKITHPFLQEKLEWGLVPYAQAMLLARFIRGDLDEYPPFLWK from the coding sequence ATGCGAAAACTCTTAAATACTGCTTATATTACCTCTCCTGACAGCTATCTGTCTCTGGATGGAGAAAACCTTGTCGTACAAAAAGTGGATACTGAGGCTGTAAGGCTGCCGCTTCATAATCTGGAAAGTATTATTGCTTTTGGATATACCGGAGCAAGTCCGGCACTAATGGGAGCATGTGCAAAACGTAATATTTCTCTTAGCTTTATGACTCAAAGCGGAAAATTTTTGTCAAGAATCGTGGGAGAGGTAAGGGGAAATGTAACTTTAAGAAAAACACAGTACAGATTATCAGATAATTTGGAGGAAAGCACACGGATAGCCAGAAACTTTATATTTGGAAAGATTTATAATGGCAGGTGGGTAATTGAACGTGCTACAAGAGACTATTCCGAGAGGCTTGACGTTATTAAACTTAAAAGGGTGTCGGAAGGATTGGCAAAAGCCTTGAATCTTGTATTGAACTGTGAAAATTTGGATGAACTCCGAGGATATGAGGGGGAGTCGGCAACACAGTATTTTAGTGTGTTTGACGATTTAATCCTGCAACAAAAAGACAATTTTTTCTTTCACGGAAGAAACAAACGTCCTCCTCTTGACAATGTGAATGCTATGCTGTCATTTGTGTACACATTACTGGCACATGATACGTCTGCTGCACTGGAAACTGTTGGGCTTGACCCTTATGTAGGCTTTATGCACAGGGACAGACCCGGAAGAATATCTCTGGCATTGGATTTAATGGAGGAACTGAGATGCGTGTATGCTGACAGATTTGTAATTTCTCTTATCAACAAAAGGGTAGTCAATTTCAATGGTTTTACGCAGAAAGAAGACGGTGCAGTAATAATGGATGATGATACCCGAAAAACAATTTTGCAAGCGTGGCAGAACAGAAAACAAGAGAAAATAACCCATCCCTTTTTACAGGAAAAACTGGAATGGGGACTTGTACCCTATGCTCAGGCAATGCTTTTAGCAAGGTTCATCCGAGGAGATTTGGACGAGTATCCTCCGTTTTTGTGGAAGTAG
- a CDS encoding GNAT family N-acetyltransferase: MTYSIIKLQPEDYYKCGNIWDMNRNCENSKKWYEELVKGTRMIFVYIENGEFIGEGALVLHNSDPDYTIAGKRVYLSRMIVKTEYRNRGIGSIILDFLIIYAKTLGFEEISVGVDIDNIVARHLYEKKGFTNIIFEGEDDLGKYIKILKKI; the protein is encoded by the coding sequence TTGACATATAGTATCATTAAATTACAACCCGAGGATTACTATAAATGCGGCAACATATGGGATATGAATCGTAATTGCGAAAATTCCAAGAAGTGGTATGAAGAATTAGTAAAAGGAACAAGAATGATTTTTGTTTATATTGAAAATGGCGAATTTATCGGGGAGGGGGCCTTGGTCTTACATAACAGTGATCCGGACTATACTATTGCAGGTAAAAGAGTATATCTTTCCCGCATGATAGTCAAAACTGAATACCGTAATAGAGGTATTGGGAGTATTATACTTGATTTCCTTATAATTTATGCCAAAACGCTTGGGTTTGAGGAAATATCTGTTGGAGTTGACATTGATAATATAGTTGCCAGACATCTTTATGAAAAAAAGGGCTTTACAAATATAATCTTTGAAGGAGAAGATGACCTCGGCAAATATATAAAAATTCTTAAAAAGATATAA
- a CDS encoding peptidoglycan D,D-transpeptidase FtsI family protein produces MTKRIKTILFIFMTAFALLVTRLFYVQVIIGPGYSKEASSQRVNNVNIENSRGDFLDKNGIKLTGRTPKVTVVLKPSLLRGQNEAVDNICRILGLDPGKTKEALQRKNTPIVMDVDGETKDVLSQLKYDGISFVNTLSRYNTDTKAKHLLGYLNKADQVGSFGLEKIYEKTLNYGKTDSIGVITDGGNNLLGGLGYRIIEENSDNKKLDIRLTLDYHIQSIIEKVLEEKGLTGAIVVEDVATGDIVGMCSKPDFDPNDIENYLLNNKKPLFNRAVAQYNIGSVFKLIDLAAVFEKDQDYNMVFNCPGYIQVGDTEFKCSSYNTGGHGTIDINSALAKSCNAYFINMSLELGAEPIITMCDKLGLGKPTGLSKQGIEEAKGVIPTIEDLKNPGDVANISIGQGQTMATPVQIADIIATIANGGIKNNVNVVDCIVNEEGNKVRDLKETEQKRVMSKSTSDRIKNLMEGVVNTGTGKKASIDEFGGAGGKTGSAETGQYIEGQKIVQAWFAGYFPAKSPKYSVAVFIEDGRSGGESAAPIFAEIGKEIMKKGL; encoded by the coding sequence ATGACAAAAAGAATTAAAACAATACTATTTATATTTATGACAGCATTTGCTTTACTGGTGACCAGACTATTTTATGTACAGGTTATCATCGGTCCCGGTTATTCAAAGGAAGCATCCAGCCAAAGAGTGAACAATGTTAATATAGAAAATTCCAGAGGTGATTTTTTAGATAAGAACGGAATAAAGCTTACAGGAAGAACACCAAAAGTAACTGTAGTACTGAAGCCTTCTCTGCTTCGGGGACAGAATGAAGCAGTTGATAATATATGCCGGATATTGGGGCTTGATCCGGGAAAAACAAAAGAAGCTTTGCAAAGAAAAAATACTCCCATAGTAATGGATGTTGACGGTGAAACAAAGGATGTACTTTCTCAACTTAAATATGACGGAATATCTTTTGTAAATACATTAAGCAGATACAACACGGATACCAAGGCAAAACATTTACTTGGTTATTTGAACAAGGCTGACCAGGTGGGAAGTTTCGGATTAGAAAAAATATATGAAAAGACATTGAATTATGGCAAAACAGATTCAATAGGTGTAATAACCGATGGAGGTAATAATTTACTGGGTGGCCTCGGATATAGAATAATTGAGGAAAACAGTGATAATAAAAAGTTGGATATCAGGCTTACCTTAGATTACCATATACAAAGTATTATTGAAAAAGTTCTGGAAGAAAAGGGATTGACAGGGGCTATTGTAGTAGAGGATGTTGCAACAGGAGATATTGTAGGAATGTGCAGTAAACCTGATTTTGATCCCAATGATATTGAAAACTATTTACTAAACAACAAAAAACCTTTGTTTAATAGAGCTGTTGCCCAGTACAATATCGGTTCGGTTTTCAAGCTGATTGATTTGGCTGCCGTATTTGAAAAAGATCAGGATTATAACATGGTATTCAACTGTCCGGGATATATACAGGTAGGGGATACCGAGTTTAAATGCTCTTCATATAACACCGGAGGCCATGGGACAATAGATATAAACAGTGCTCTTGCAAAATCATGCAATGCATATTTTATAAATATGTCCTTGGAGCTTGGAGCTGAGCCAATAATCACTATGTGTGATAAACTAGGTCTCGGAAAACCTACAGGATTGTCCAAACAAGGCATAGAAGAAGCCAAGGGGGTAATTCCGACCATAGAAGATCTTAAAAATCCCGGTGATGTTGCAAATATATCTATCGGACAGGGACAAACTATGGCAACTCCGGTTCAGATAGCTGATATTATAGCTACTATCGCTAACGGAGGAATAAAAAACAATGTTAATGTAGTTGATTGTATAGTAAACGAAGAAGGTAACAAAGTTAGGGATTTAAAGGAGACAGAACAAAAAAGAGTTATGTCAAAATCCACAAGTGACAGGATTAAAAACCTGATGGAAGGCGTTGTAAACACCGGGACAGGAAAAAAGGCCAGTATTGATGAGTTTGGAGGCGCAGGAGGAAAAACGGGAAGCGCTGAAACAGGTCAATATATAGAAGGTCAAAAAATTGTTCAGGCGTGGTTCGCAGGATATTTTCCGGCAAAATCCCCCAAATACTCTGTTGCTGTTTTTATCGAAGATGGCAGGAGTGGGGGAGAATCAGCAGCTCCTATATTTGCGGAAATTGGTAAAGAGATTATGAAAAAAGGATTATAA
- a CDS encoding DUF6271 family protein — MNSVYFIPTNRSIEKSLRSYIKEVAFAQENYNLDIPIVIAETTDEEFVKHNNNVILELKHKYPEVKIIHMTMEHQNKYFQTLFENESNQLKNLFVSKEKNYGTAMNKLFLFASSFNVDMFHRRDSDTCLISDEIKHAGTMYPIEIELKYLKKTVSYVKEQMGLKKTDPRIDDKEIWVIGGNYFGEWNLDLKDFAKKSYDYIYRLYEILGFSKDAVKDICTKAYQFDKPLKLKDKINLVTSVNSEYYPDCGNIAVYKLHEYIPALPGKYTLSADYFPFDTAASIGMPFLHHSREVFHEYHSERFNLQSKINYWKGMLKFADYFNLYLDIPKNPDENNGTNIITDSYIQELGTYIASQSLASKKEREERLRQIINEILIGFNDNYTMIGAHLLDNLEYCIEENNQEFRLHGELICEWRSLIARAKSIYLPDMIEQNSLLASGI, encoded by the coding sequence ATGAATTCAGTTTATTTTATACCTACCAACAGAAGTATTGAAAAATCTCTAAGGAGCTATATAAAAGAAGTAGCCTTTGCTCAAGAAAATTATAATCTTGATATTCCCATCGTGATTGCAGAAACAACAGATGAGGAATTTGTAAAACATAACAACAATGTTATATTAGAATTAAAACATAAGTATCCCGAAGTTAAAATAATTCATATGACCATGGAACACCAAAATAAATACTTTCAAACTCTTTTTGAAAACGAATCTAACCAACTAAAAAATTTATTTGTATCAAAGGAAAAAAATTACGGTACTGCAATGAACAAACTTTTTCTTTTTGCCAGTTCCTTTAATGTGGACATGTTTCATAGGAGAGATTCTGATACTTGCTTGATTTCCGACGAAATAAAACATGCCGGAACTATGTATCCCATTGAGATTGAGTTAAAATACCTGAAAAAAACTGTTTCTTACGTTAAAGAGCAAATGGGTCTTAAAAAAACTGATCCAAGAATTGATGATAAAGAGATATGGGTTATCGGAGGAAATTATTTCGGCGAATGGAACCTTGATTTAAAGGATTTTGCAAAAAAATCCTATGATTATATTTATAGACTTTATGAAATATTAGGATTTTCAAAGGATGCCGTTAAGGATATATGTACAAAAGCTTATCAATTTGACAAGCCGTTAAAGCTTAAGGACAAAATCAATCTTGTTACCTCTGTAAACAGTGAGTATTATCCTGATTGTGGTAATATAGCTGTTTATAAGCTTCATGAATATATACCCGCTCTTCCTGGAAAATATACGCTTTCTGCCGATTATTTTCCCTTTGATACGGCTGCTTCCATAGGTATGCCTTTTCTCCATCATTCAAGAGAGGTTTTCCATGAATATCATTCCGAAAGGTTTAACTTACAAAGTAAAATAAATTACTGGAAAGGTATGCTTAAGTTTGCGGACTACTTTAATCTGTATTTAGATATACCCAAGAATCCGGACGAAAACAATGGCACAAACATAATAACTGATTCATATATTCAAGAATTAGGGACTTATATAGCTTCTCAAAGTTTAGCTTCAAAAAAAGAAAGAGAAGAGCGGCTAAGACAAATTATAAATGAAATTCTAATAGGTTTTAATGATAACTATACCATGATAGGTGCACATTTATTAGATAATCTGGAATACTGCATTGAAGAAAACAACCAAGAATTTCGTCTGCATGGTGAATTGATATGTGAATGGCGTTCACTGATTGCAAGGGCTAAATCTATTTACCTCCCAGACATGATAGAGCAAAATTCACTATTAGCTTCCGGGATATAA
- the cas7c gene encoding type I-C CRISPR-associated protein Cas7/Csd2 → MSILKNKIDFAVIISVKNANPNGDPLNGNRPRENYDGYGEISDVCIKRKIRNRLQDMNKEIFVQSDERRTDGFRSLKDRADGCQELKKLIKDKEKYAEYACSKWIDVRSFGQVFAFKAGEDNSVSIGIRGPVSVHSGVSASPIEISSMQITKSVNGETGKDPDKKSADTMGMKHRVDFGVYVIYGSINTQLASKTGFSEEDSELIKEALKTLFENDCSSARPDGSMEVYKLYWWKHNCEIGQYSSAKIHRSLKIKAKVDVPKCINDYSIYTDDLDGLEPKVYEGI, encoded by the coding sequence ATGAGTATTTTAAAGAACAAGATTGATTTTGCAGTGATAATTTCTGTGAAAAACGCCAATCCAAACGGTGACCCACTAAATGGAAACCGTCCAAGAGAAAATTATGACGGATACGGAGAAATATCAGATGTGTGTATCAAAAGGAAAATTAGAAATCGTCTACAGGACATGAATAAAGAGATTTTTGTTCAATCGGACGAAAGAAGAACAGATGGCTTCAGAAGTTTGAAGGACAGAGCTGACGGTTGTCAGGAATTAAAAAAATTAATTAAGGATAAAGAGAAATATGCTGAGTATGCATGTTCAAAATGGATTGATGTAAGGAGCTTTGGTCAGGTATTTGCATTTAAAGCAGGTGAGGATAATTCTGTTTCTATAGGAATAAGGGGTCCTGTATCAGTACACTCAGGAGTAAGTGCTTCACCAATTGAAATATCAAGTATGCAGATAACAAAAAGCGTAAATGGAGAGACTGGAAAAGACCCTGATAAAAAGAGCGCAGATACAATGGGTATGAAGCATAGAGTTGATTTTGGTGTATATGTGATTTATGGGAGCATAAATACACAATTAGCTTCTAAAACAGGGTTTAGTGAAGAGGATAGTGAACTTATTAAAGAAGCGCTAAAAACGTTATTTGAGAATGATTGCTCGTCTGCAAGACCTGACGGAAGTATGGAAGTATATAAGCTTTATTGGTGGAAGCATAATTGTGAAATAGGGCAATACTCTTCAGCAAAGATACATAGAAGCCTTAAAATCAAGGCAAAAGTTGATGTGCCAAAATGTATTAATGATTATTCTATTTATACTGACGATTTAGATGGATTGGAACCGAAAGTTTATGAAGGAATATAA
- a CDS encoding GyrI-like domain-containing protein, protein MSELIKRLSGVKLVGKELRYNMEAHMKGDNRLPAFWDKCFADYTFLLLEEQTNYIYNSSYVGIMLDWDKGDGEFSYVIGMLMKDGVTVPEGYYYKDIEDTRYTIPDENGDIILDYYIPINDK, encoded by the coding sequence TTGAGTGAACTTATTAAAAGATTATCGGGTGTAAAGCTAGTAGGAAAAGAACTCCGTTATAATATGGAAGCACATATGAAAGGGGATAATCGGTTGCCCGCTTTTTGGGATAAATGTTTCGCTGACTATACTTTTTTACTTCTTGAAGAACAAACCAATTATATCTATAACAGTTCATACGTGGGTATAATGCTTGACTGGGACAAAGGAGATGGAGAATTTTCGTATGTCATTGGTATGTTAATGAAAGATGGAGTAACTGTTCCGGAAGGCTACTACTATAAGGATATAGAAGATACTCGATATACTATACCCGATGAAAATGGAGATATAATCCTTGATTATTATATCCCTATTAATGATAAATAA
- a CDS encoding L,D-transpeptidase has translation MFYQQPFYFSRPVYSITINRSLHKLTLYRDSIVFKNYPVAVGKPSTPTPVGTFRIVNRAINPGGPFGARWLGLNAPNCDYGIHGTNNPSSIGKDVSNGCIRMFNEQVIELSNLVSIGTVVKII, from the coding sequence ATGTTTTATCAGCAACCTTTTTATTTTTCGAGACCAGTTTACTCAATTACTATCAATAGAAGTTTGCATAAATTAACTCTTTATAGGGATAGTATTGTCTTTAAAAATTATCCTGTCGCTGTGGGCAAACCGTCTACACCAACACCTGTAGGTACTTTCAGAATTGTCAATCGTGCCATTAATCCAGGAGGGCCATTTGGAGCAAGGTGGTTGGGCCTTAATGCACCAAATTGTGATTATGGAATACACGGAACAAATAATCCTTCTTCTATCGGAAAAGATGTTTCAAATGGATGTATTAGAATGTTCAATGAGCAGGTAATTGAATTAAGCAATTTAGTTTCGATTGGTACTGTAGTTAAAATAATATAA